A genomic segment from Legionella micdadei encodes:
- a CDS encoding ATP-binding cassette domain-containing protein, whose protein sequence is MPHKPIQFEELSLIYPHKTCFEGFSGQIQYGDRIAIIGRNGAGKSTLLKMLYGSLRPTEGEIKFPQEVNPGYLPQIIGDYQGLSGGQRLNHFLTKLLAANPNLLLLDEPTNHLDNRNRRSLIRMLKHYHGTLIIVSHDMEIINGVADTLWHIDAKRITVFSGRYQDYQQMLAKKKEFIEQQLDNLSRQRREVHLALMREQERNKRSRIQGEKHITHRKWPTIRSYTKLASSVRSGDKRLSQIREKKQTLFEQLSQLHQPEVIQPKFKLNSAKYHKAVIAIQDASVSHPNKPAVLSDINLQVNASERVALCGDNGSGKSTLAKAILDKPLLIKKGVWAVPDRDDIGYLDQHYDHLAIGKSVLDAMRDAMPKASDIEIREHLNDFLFRKNQEIQIFIEELSGGEKVRLSLALIAANPPKLLILDELTNNLDLETRAHVIQVLRQFRGAMIVISHDNDFLEAIHIGTKYLVHQGKIRRLNDALRVIEYE, encoded by the coding sequence ATGCCTCATAAACCGATTCAATTCGAAGAATTAAGTCTAATCTACCCCCACAAAACCTGTTTTGAAGGATTTAGCGGCCAGATTCAATATGGCGATCGTATTGCTATTATCGGCCGTAATGGAGCAGGAAAGTCCACTCTGCTTAAAATGCTTTATGGTTCCTTAAGGCCTACTGAGGGGGAAATTAAATTTCCTCAAGAGGTGAATCCCGGATACTTACCTCAAATTATCGGGGATTATCAAGGATTAAGCGGTGGACAACGGCTCAATCACTTCTTGACCAAACTATTGGCAGCTAATCCTAATTTACTGCTCTTGGATGAACCGACTAATCACCTTGACAACCGTAATCGCCGTTCTTTAATCCGTATGCTTAAACATTACCATGGGACTCTCATCATCGTTTCCCACGATATGGAAATCATTAATGGGGTAGCGGATACCCTTTGGCATATTGATGCAAAACGCATCACTGTTTTTTCAGGGCGGTATCAAGACTATCAACAGATGCTTGCCAAGAAAAAAGAATTCATCGAACAACAGCTTGATAATCTGTCGAGGCAAAGGAGGGAAGTACACCTTGCTTTGATGAGAGAACAAGAACGCAACAAACGATCACGGATTCAGGGTGAAAAGCATATTACACATCGTAAATGGCCGACGATTCGCTCATACACTAAATTAGCCAGTTCGGTGAGATCAGGAGATAAACGATTAAGCCAAATAAGAGAGAAAAAGCAAACGTTGTTCGAACAATTATCACAACTACACCAGCCCGAAGTGATTCAACCAAAATTTAAGTTAAACAGTGCGAAATATCATAAGGCCGTTATTGCTATTCAAGATGCCTCAGTGAGTCACCCAAATAAACCTGCTGTTTTGTCGGACATCAATCTCCAGGTGAACGCGAGTGAACGGGTAGCCCTCTGCGGTGATAATGGTTCGGGCAAATCAACGCTAGCTAAAGCAATTTTAGATAAACCATTATTGATAAAAAAGGGTGTTTGGGCTGTGCCTGATCGTGACGATATAGGGTACCTCGATCAGCATTATGATCATCTTGCTATAGGAAAAAGCGTCCTTGATGCCATGCGTGATGCTATGCCAAAAGCCTCTGATATCGAAATTCGTGAACATTTAAACGACTTTTTATTTCGTAAAAATCAAGAAATTCAGATATTCATCGAAGAATTGTCGGGTGGTGAAAAAGTAAGGCTGTCTTTAGCGCTTATTGCCGCAAATCCACCAAAGTTACTCATTCTAGATGAGCTGACTAATAACTTAGACCTTGAAACCCGTGCACATGTGATTCAAGTGTTGCGTCAGTTTCGCGGGGCAATGATTGTCATCTCTCATGATAATGATTTTTTAGAAGCAATTCATATTGGAACGAAGTATCTCGTTCATCAAGGGAAGATACGTCGTTTAAATGATGCATTACGGGTAATTGAATATGAATAG
- a CDS encoding alpha/beta hydrolase-fold protein, which translates to MPESIKMAVVGESAGLVEVIVDNTSSEIMVTFVYTPDTKIPPPNEMLLGYHDEFGQEHSVSMAKGNNGQWVASRLMAPNESSDFYMHPNVKPGDLKQKPNIINKVALSDGKILWAVYENPELPEEMKGTIHKRVLNAEGVLSDPVDESYRLQPGEHIVEVYLPAGFNASEPKEYNIEVMLDGDMHLRQDAFGNGMGTKTIFDNLIAEGKMEPVVAVFIPPTPPTWEEGGWVSMPRLKEYGCSPETDAMLAKIPSALKRAGIPVTKDPQKIGLCGQSMGGLQAVYTAMMHPDVYGQVIAQSPSLWWGPSSERLSDKEVDVPVRYEDDRTWRAPLTNTEEQQYLLRMLKTGYDVFSKQVVPKGEVNVYLQAGIQETGEHGGEPVTPATILLARELNTECRLHPGGHASEPWSAGLALLLPQAHPNLVTAKNIDFKVYEVDEINGITRESTQQLTASAKIPGAAIASYSHDSQEAILTMSVGKTLGGGEFPSSPVDANTVFSAASLSKPVFAYLVLKLIESNKAKEAKHGLGEFSTEFNLKTPLYSVFQRQDGEIIPDDENPFLKKFAPEHWDWAKRLNAEMVLSHRTGLHIVDKEPFRFQFEPGANYAYSGPGIDCLQTAIEQLTGTNLQTLAQENVFGPQALNMPNSTYGPESIAANSLKTTAAEYAKLITTWINDDKLNYAFQPVEPIYSMKEDYFPFSEDKLVEEVVVQDIDRERVTWGLGIGLVKNERGDTIGAYHTGDMNEWRAGFGAQINPETKRCVATSVYCANSCNGHILAEHILPKALAPALNYFFPTYGFARSIEELDGTHFFGTNPKILNSELREKAYQTKTVTHHHKEQLQKLKAEDSRYVPGGALSSEMESQHQFTPTPTTPKPPGGK; encoded by the coding sequence TGCCTGAGTCCATTAAAATGGCTGTTGTTGGAGAAAGCGCCGGGCTTGTCGAAGTGATTGTTGATAATACTTCGTCTGAGATTATGGTGACGTTTGTCTACACACCAGATACCAAAATACCTCCCCCAAATGAAATGTTATTAGGTTACCACGACGAATTCGGACAAGAGCATTCTGTCTCGATGGCTAAAGGGAATAACGGTCAGTGGGTTGCAAGTAGATTGATGGCACCCAATGAGAGTAGCGATTTTTATATGCATCCGAACGTTAAGCCGGGAGATTTAAAACAAAAACCTAATATCATTAATAAAGTTGCATTATCGGATGGGAAAATTCTTTGGGCTGTGTACGAAAATCCAGAATTACCAGAAGAGATGAAGGGGACTATACACAAACGCGTATTGAATGCAGAGGGTGTTTTAAGTGATCCGGTGGATGAGTCTTATCGATTACAACCTGGGGAACATATTGTAGAAGTGTATTTACCTGCAGGATTTAATGCTTCAGAACCTAAAGAATACAATATTGAGGTGATGTTGGATGGCGACATGCACTTACGGCAAGATGCTTTCGGTAACGGCATGGGTACTAAAACTATTTTTGATAATCTCATTGCTGAAGGAAAAATGGAACCTGTTGTTGCCGTATTTATTCCACCTACACCACCTACTTGGGAAGAAGGGGGATGGGTCTCTATGCCTAGGCTCAAAGAATATGGCTGTAGTCCAGAGACTGATGCGATGCTAGCCAAAATTCCAAGTGCACTGAAGCGAGCAGGTATTCCAGTCACGAAAGACCCTCAAAAAATTGGATTATGTGGGCAAAGTATGGGGGGCCTGCAAGCTGTATACACGGCTATGATGCATCCTGATGTATATGGCCAAGTAATTGCCCAATCCCCTTCCCTTTGGTGGGGCCCTTCATCTGAACGATTAAGCGACAAAGAGGTTGATGTACCTGTGCGCTACGAAGACGATCGAACTTGGCGCGCCCCCTTAACAAATACAGAAGAGCAGCAGTATTTATTACGCATGCTAAAGACAGGATATGATGTGTTTTCCAAGCAAGTAGTGCCCAAAGGCGAGGTCAATGTCTATCTTCAAGCTGGAATTCAAGAAACCGGTGAGCATGGAGGTGAACCGGTGACTCCAGCGACGATATTATTGGCCCGAGAGCTAAATACCGAATGTAGGCTTCATCCAGGAGGGCATGCTTCAGAGCCTTGGTCGGCTGGGCTTGCTTTACTCTTGCCCCAGGCACACCCCAACTTGGTTACGGCAAAAAATATTGACTTTAAGGTTTATGAAGTTGATGAAATTAATGGGATAACCCGGGAGTCGACTCAACAATTAACGGCGTCAGCTAAGATTCCAGGAGCAGCTATTGCATCTTATAGCCATGATAGTCAAGAGGCTATTCTAACCATGTCGGTTGGGAAGACCCTTGGAGGGGGGGAGTTTCCTTCTAGTCCTGTGGACGCCAATACAGTTTTTAGTGCAGCTTCCCTCAGTAAACCGGTGTTTGCTTATTTAGTCTTAAAACTGATAGAGAGTAATAAGGCTAAGGAGGCTAAACATGGGTTAGGAGAATTTAGCACCGAATTTAATTTAAAAACCCCTCTATATTCAGTATTTCAGCGCCAGGATGGCGAAATAATACCTGATGATGAAAATCCTTTTCTTAAAAAATTTGCCCCTGAACACTGGGATTGGGCAAAACGATTGAATGCTGAAATGGTTCTATCGCATAGGACTGGATTACATATTGTTGATAAAGAGCCATTTCGATTCCAATTCGAGCCAGGTGCAAACTACGCCTATTCAGGACCAGGTATTGATTGTTTGCAAACGGCAATTGAACAATTGACCGGCACCAATTTGCAAACATTAGCTCAGGAAAACGTGTTCGGGCCTCAAGCTTTAAATATGCCTAATAGTACTTATGGACCTGAATCCATCGCTGCAAATAGCCTAAAAACTACCGCCGCAGAGTATGCAAAATTAATAACAACCTGGATTAACGATGATAAATTGAATTATGCATTTCAACCGGTTGAACCTATTTATTCCATGAAAGAAGACTATTTCCCTTTCTCAGAAGATAAGCTCGTTGAGGAGGTAGTGGTTCAGGACATTGACAGAGAGCGGGTAACTTGGGGATTGGGAATAGGGCTGGTAAAAAATGAGCGAGGAGACACAATAGGGGCTTATCACACAGGTGATATGAATGAGTGGAGAGCAGGTTTTGGTGCACAAATCAATCCAGAAACGAAACGCTGCGTAGCAACCTCTGTTTATTGTGCCAATTCCTGCAATGGGCACATACTTGCGGAGCATATCCTGCCTAAAGCATTAGCGCCTGCACTTAATTATTTTTTCCCGACTTACGGCTTTGCTAGGAGCATTGAAGAGTTGGATGGAACCCATTTCTTTGGGACCAACCCCAAAATTTTAAATTCCGAATTAAGAGAAAAAGCTTACCAAACAAAAACGGTCACACACCATCATAAAGAGCAATTACAAAAATTAAAGGCTGAGGATTCCCGTTATGTACCTGGCGGGGCTTTATCCTCTGAGATGGAAAGCCAGCACCAATTTACTCCAACTCCCACCACTCCTAAGCCACCAGGGGGGAAGTAA
- a CDS encoding ABC transporter ATP-binding protein, whose translation MNSNMFLPNHLSSFIWHFLKPYRWVVFLFILLALLAGFWGPFNSLLVKSIINTLASNPADKVTQLYWTAGLLVLNFIVFDNVTWRTLGFLNYQFEPIIKNQIISQTFEYVLGSSYQFFQDNLSGRIADQITTLADNLEIILHRVSVDFIRGTSLLIVSFITAYCVNTLFFYILLLWFIAFASFSILMSRRLVLLSDEHANSESQLSGQLVDSLSNQSNIRIFSQKSHELTRMNQFFQLVQQAFQKKELFIVLLCCAQGAMIAVMMGCAAFSLIHLYGKGLISIGDFALILGLSMELGHMMWYTMFQVDQFNQALGKCRQSLRALILPHDIQDKNEATQLIVTEGQIDFVQVKFHYRGTETLFQNKSVTIAAGQKVGLVGYSGSGKSTFVNLILRLYEVVDGQILIDGQDIRDVTQHSLRRAIAMIPQDPTLFHRSLLDNIRYGRPDATDEEVIAASEKAHAHEFISQLPQGYGALVGERGVKLSGGQRQRIAIARAILKNAPILMLDEATSQLDSITESNIQASLWELMQHKTTLVIAHRLSTLLQMDRILVFDKGHIVEDGTHAQLLKQGGLYKTLWDAQVGGFLPDKMSEDNEDGE comes from the coding sequence ATGAATAGTAATATGTTTTTGCCAAATCATCTAAGTTCTTTTATTTGGCATTTTTTAAAGCCTTATCGTTGGGTGGTTTTTTTGTTTATCCTACTTGCCTTGTTAGCTGGATTTTGGGGGCCATTTAATAGCCTATTAGTTAAATCCATAATTAATACTCTTGCATCAAATCCAGCAGATAAGGTCACTCAACTTTATTGGACGGCAGGATTGTTAGTGTTGAACTTTATTGTGTTTGATAATGTGACTTGGCGAACACTGGGTTTTTTAAATTATCAATTTGAGCCCATCATCAAAAATCAAATCATTAGTCAAACGTTTGAGTATGTATTGGGCTCTTCATATCAATTTTTTCAGGATAATTTATCTGGCCGCATCGCGGACCAGATCACCACGCTAGCTGATAATCTTGAAATTATCCTCCACCGAGTGTCGGTGGATTTTATCCGCGGAACTTCTTTGCTTATAGTTTCATTTATCACTGCTTACTGCGTTAATACCCTATTTTTTTATATTTTGTTGCTTTGGTTTATCGCGTTTGCATCATTTAGCATTTTGATGTCAAGGCGATTAGTGCTTTTGTCTGATGAGCATGCAAATAGCGAATCACAGCTCTCCGGCCAATTGGTAGATAGCCTAAGCAATCAATCGAATATACGGATTTTTTCTCAAAAATCGCATGAACTAACTCGAATGAATCAATTTTTTCAATTGGTACAGCAAGCGTTTCAAAAAAAAGAGCTATTTATTGTCCTGCTGTGCTGCGCGCAAGGCGCGATGATTGCGGTAATGATGGGTTGCGCTGCGTTCTCTTTAATTCACTTGTATGGTAAAGGCCTGATTAGCATTGGTGATTTTGCTTTAATTCTAGGGCTCTCCATGGAGTTGGGACACATGATGTGGTATACCATGTTCCAAGTTGATCAATTTAACCAAGCACTGGGAAAATGCAGGCAGAGTTTACGGGCGTTGATTTTGCCACATGACATCCAGGATAAAAATGAGGCAACTCAGTTAATCGTCACTGAAGGCCAAATTGATTTTGTACAAGTCAAGTTTCATTATCGCGGCACGGAAACGTTGTTTCAAAATAAGTCAGTGACAATTGCAGCGGGCCAAAAAGTAGGTTTAGTGGGGTATTCGGGGAGCGGCAAATCAACTTTCGTGAATCTCATTTTAAGATTGTACGAAGTTGTGGACGGTCAAATTCTTATTGATGGCCAAGATATTCGCGATGTCACACAACATAGCTTACGGCGAGCGATTGCTATGATCCCCCAAGATCCAACACTCTTTCATCGAAGCCTATTGGATAATATTCGCTACGGTAGGCCAGATGCGACCGATGAGGAAGTGATCGCAGCTTCCGAAAAAGCACATGCGCATGAATTTATTAGTCAATTGCCACAAGGCTACGGGGCATTGGTGGGCGAACGCGGCGTAAAACTTTCAGGCGGTCAGCGTCAACGTATTGCTATAGCGCGTGCCATTTTAAAGAATGCGCCGATTTTAATGCTCGATGAGGCGACATCTCAACTTGATTCCATCACAGAGTCAAATATTCAAGCGAGTTTATGGGAATTGATGCAACATAAAACGACATTGGTGATTGCTCATCGGTTATCAACCCTTTTACAGATGGATCGAATCTTGGTGTTCGATAAAGGGCATATTGTCGAAGATGGTACACATGCTCAATTGCTTAAACAGGGCGGTTTGTATAAAACATTATGGGATGCACAAGTGGGGGGATTTCTACCTGATAAAATGTCGGAGGATAATGAAGATGGTGAGTAA
- a CDS encoding L,D-transpeptidase family protein — protein MKIKAIFLMISILFPVALLASTKNCPLLTGINVHTTSRILNICKHGTVIKSFKVALGYKGVGKKHAGDNKTPIGLYRLAHPRKSTHFKVFIPILYPTAKQLAAGYTGRDVGIHGPSQSSSWFSWLNNLPSSTRGCIAVGKNNYIEYVANWVKANPGAKVLII, from the coding sequence ATGAAAATAAAAGCAATTTTCTTAATGATTTCAATTTTATTTCCTGTTGCTTTGCTTGCTAGTACTAAAAATTGTCCTTTATTAACTGGAATCAATGTCCACACCACTTCGCGAATTTTAAATATTTGCAAGCACGGCACCGTAATTAAGTCCTTTAAAGTAGCCCTCGGATACAAAGGAGTAGGTAAAAAACATGCCGGTGATAATAAAACTCCCATTGGTTTATATAGATTAGCCCATCCTAGAAAATCCACTCATTTTAAAGTCTTTATTCCAATTCTCTATCCAACTGCAAAGCAATTAGCTGCTGGATATACAGGTAGAGATGTAGGGATCCATGGGCCATCACAGTCATCTAGTTGGTTTAGTTGGTTGAATAACCTACCAAGCTCAACGCGAGGATGTATTGCTGTTGGCAAAAATAACTATATTGAGTATGTGGCTAATTGGGTAAAAGCCAATCCTGGAGCAAAGGTTTTAATTATATAA
- a CDS encoding response regulator: MAAPLHVLVVEDSPVAQTVAKFHLIKLGCIVDLAENGDVALAKSRTIKYDLILMDIGLGNGPDGFEVTSKIKQPCEVNQTTPIMAVTAHGESEYIDKAFACGMARYFNKPITPTTVKEIVDYLKVG; this comes from the coding sequence ATGGCTGCTCCCTTGCATGTGCTTGTGGTAGAAGATAGCCCTGTCGCGCAAACCGTAGCCAAGTTCCATTTGATAAAGCTGGGATGTATCGTCGATCTTGCTGAAAATGGTGACGTAGCGCTGGCAAAATCAAGAACGATTAAATACGATTTAATTTTAATGGACATTGGTCTAGGAAATGGACCTGATGGTTTTGAAGTCACATCAAAAATAAAACAACCTTGTGAAGTTAACCAAACCACACCAATTATGGCAGTAACTGCTCATGGTGAATCGGAGTACATCGATAAAGCATTCGCTTGCGGTATGGCACGTTATTTCAATAAGCCCATTACACCTACTACAGTAAAAGAAATCGTTGATTATCTTAAAGTGGGTTGA
- a CDS encoding Pycsar system effector family protein, which produces MDKITNSGDRMHFLRCILQNNIQHISIADNKAGVLLGANFILLSILVGELRKGLHLFLLIPIIFSFIIVIFAVRTLSPKLIFSAQIPRNLIFFGEVIHHEFDSYVQNAQTILSNSELIYKAMLNDFYQSSLILNKKYANLRVCYRLCYVFFLSALLITFYMSLKLFFS; this is translated from the coding sequence ATGGACAAGATTACAAACTCAGGCGATAGAATGCATTTCTTAAGATGTATTCTGCAAAATAATATCCAGCACATCTCCATTGCTGATAATAAAGCAGGGGTATTACTAGGGGCAAATTTTATTCTTTTATCAATCCTGGTTGGGGAATTACGCAAAGGACTTCATCTCTTCTTACTGATTCCGATAATTTTTTCTTTTATTATTGTTATTTTTGCAGTTAGGACACTATCACCAAAACTTATTTTTTCGGCTCAGATTCCGCGTAATCTTATTTTCTTTGGCGAGGTCATTCATCACGAATTTGATTCGTACGTGCAAAATGCTCAGACCATCTTGTCAAACAGTGAACTGATCTACAAGGCAATGCTCAATGATTTTTATCAGTCTAGCCTAATCTTAAATAAGAAATATGCCAATCTTCGAGTTTGTTATAGGCTGTGCTACGTATTTTTCTTAAGCGCCCTTTTAATCACTTTTTACATGAGTTTAAAGCTATTTTTTTCCTGA
- a CDS encoding MerR family transcriptional regulator: MTQWFVKDLSRLTGVSVQTLHHYDRINLLKPSLRLANGYRVYSENDLLKLQQIIALKFFGFELSQIKTLLTKPNDALDHFVNQAHVLEQKATALLEGAKTLRSIISDVKDNQSIPWETVIQLIEVYRMTENLEHGWVREIFTPEELKEYAEFEKEMKANANSEQKTAFENNWRQLVEEFKNNLQKDPYSELGIKLGKKLMDWVNGVYGKKYAHLRTKKFEKGFGEGRGLEGTGLTPEIVSWMEKAMDAYWRDRIYTLLDKVGKIPSSTMLALWNEVLVDMHGDDVARNHTILEAALNDDKVSPEAKAWLKGLSKS, from the coding sequence ATGACTCAATGGTTCGTAAAAGATTTAAGTCGATTAACCGGCGTTTCGGTGCAAACGCTGCATCATTATGACCGTATTAATTTACTAAAGCCTTCATTACGACTTGCTAATGGGTATCGTGTCTACTCCGAGAATGATTTATTGAAATTGCAACAGATTATTGCTTTGAAGTTTTTTGGTTTTGAGCTTTCGCAAATTAAAACCCTACTCACTAAGCCTAATGATGCGCTTGATCATTTCGTCAACCAAGCGCATGTGTTAGAGCAAAAAGCAACCGCTTTACTTGAGGGGGCTAAAACATTGAGAAGCATTATTTCTGATGTTAAAGACAATCAATCCATTCCTTGGGAAACAGTAATTCAACTGATTGAGGTATATCGTATGACAGAGAATCTTGAACATGGCTGGGTTAGAGAAATATTTACGCCAGAAGAATTAAAGGAATATGCAGAGTTTGAAAAGGAAATGAAAGCCAATGCTAATTCTGAGCAAAAAACTGCCTTTGAAAATAATTGGCGCCAGCTGGTAGAGGAATTTAAAAATAACCTCCAAAAGGATCCTTATTCAGAGCTGGGTATCAAGTTAGGAAAAAAGCTCATGGATTGGGTTAATGGCGTATACGGCAAAAAGTACGCCCATTTAAGGACTAAAAAATTTGAGAAAGGTTTTGGGGAAGGGAGGGGTCTTGAGGGGACTGGACTGACACCTGAAATTGTATCATGGATGGAGAAGGCTATGGATGCCTACTGGCGAGATAGGATTTATACTCTTTTAGATAAAGTAGGGAAAATTCCCTCATCGACAATGTTAGCGCTCTGGAATGAGGTGCTAGTTGACATGCATGGGGATGATGTCGCGCGAAATCATACTATTTTAGAAGCTGCTTTAAACGATGATAAAGTAAGTCCAGAGGCAAAAGCATGGCTTAAAGGCCTCTCAAAATCGTAA